A single genomic interval of Sulfoacidibacillus ferrooxidans harbors:
- the purS gene encoding phosphoribosylformylglycinamidine synthase subunit PurS, translating into MNFLAKIYVTLKASVLDPQGTTVTHALHAQNFLSVSDVRVGKYMEVTLSAQSKEEAATLVRDMCDQLLTNPVIETYTFELTEAQS; encoded by the coding sequence GTGAACTTCTTGGCCAAAATTTATGTAACGCTTAAAGCAAGTGTGCTAGATCCACAAGGAACGACAGTTACACATGCATTACATGCGCAGAATTTCCTATCCGTGAGTGATGTTCGCGTTGGGAAGTATATGGAGGTCACATTGTCTGCACAGTCTAAAGAGGAAGCAGCTACGCTTGTGCGCGACATGTGCGATCAACTTCTTACGAATCCTGTTATAGAGACCTATACGTTTGAATTGACAGAGGCGCAATCATGA
- the purC gene encoding phosphoribosylaminoimidazolesuccinocarboxamide synthase, whose amino-acid sequence MQKGQMVYEGKAKRVYECERDDAYIVEFKDDATAFNGQKKGSITKKGVYNNAISTVFFDWLKQEGIVTHYIDTLSEREMLVKRVRIIPVEVVTRNVAAGTLASRLGLIEGEKLKQTVVEFYLKNDELGDPLINHSHAVALELATREELDHLERTALMINDILYERLHTKGVLLVDFKLEFGVTAEGEIVLADEISPDTCRFWDEQTNEKLDKDRFRRDLGRVEEAYQEILHRIQNK is encoded by the coding sequence ATGCAAAAGGGTCAAATGGTATACGAAGGGAAAGCAAAACGCGTATATGAATGTGAACGGGATGACGCGTACATTGTGGAATTCAAAGACGATGCTACAGCCTTTAACGGACAAAAGAAAGGCTCGATCACAAAAAAAGGTGTTTATAATAACGCAATTAGCACTGTTTTTTTTGATTGGTTGAAGCAAGAAGGGATTGTCACACATTATATCGACACGCTCTCAGAACGCGAGATGCTGGTGAAGCGGGTACGCATTATTCCCGTTGAAGTCGTTACGCGCAATGTTGCAGCAGGTACCCTTGCTTCGCGCCTTGGGTTAATTGAGGGCGAAAAACTGAAGCAGACGGTAGTAGAATTTTATTTAAAAAATGATGAACTCGGAGATCCGCTGATCAATCATTCACATGCAGTGGCGCTCGAATTGGCTACTCGCGAGGAACTTGACCACTTAGAACGGACAGCACTGATGATTAATGACATTTTGTATGAACGGCTTCATACAAAAGGAGTGCTTTTAGTCGACTTTAAATTGGAATTTGGTGTAACAGCAGAAGGTGAGATTGTTCTTGCAGATGAGATCTCTCCTGATACTTGCCGCTTTTGGGATGAGCAAACGAATGAGAAATTGGACAAGGACCGCTTTCGAAGAGATTTGGGTCGCGTAGAAGAAGCCTATCAGGAGATATTACATCGAATCCAAAACAAATAG
- the purB gene encoding adenylosuccinate lyase, whose amino-acid sequence MIERYSLPEMAAIWTLENRYQAWLEVEIAACEAWAELGVIPVEDAAKIRAHAKVDVERALEIEKETRHDVVAFTRAVSETLGAERKWVHFGLTSTDVVDTALGVQLKQANALIVQKLKEFTNTLRSQALRYRDTVMMGRTHGVHAEPTTFGLKLALYYAEMVRNLDRFAHASDNVQYGKLSGAVGTYANIDPRVEEMVCDRLGLKAAPISTQTLQRDRHAEYMATLALIGTSLDKIATEIRALQKTEIREVEEPFYAGQKGSSAMPHKRNPVTCEQISGLSRVLRGNMVAAYEDVVLWHERDISHSSVERVILPDSTILLHYLLHKMTNIVANLTVFPENMKRNMNRTFGLIYSQRVLLALVEHGVAREEAYDAVQAKAMQAWEEQRPFRELIEESPLVQQHLTNNDLDGCFDYAFHLQHVEMIFKRLGIEA is encoded by the coding sequence ATGATAGAACGTTATTCGCTGCCTGAAATGGCTGCGATTTGGACTTTGGAGAATCGTTATCAGGCATGGCTTGAAGTTGAAATTGCCGCATGTGAGGCGTGGGCAGAACTGGGCGTCATTCCAGTTGAAGATGCAGCAAAAATCCGCGCTCACGCTAAGGTAGATGTAGAGCGTGCATTAGAGATTGAAAAAGAAACACGTCATGATGTCGTTGCATTTACACGTGCTGTATCAGAGACACTTGGAGCAGAGCGCAAATGGGTGCACTTCGGACTCACTAGCACAGATGTCGTTGATACCGCGCTAGGTGTGCAATTGAAACAGGCCAACGCATTGATTGTACAAAAACTTAAAGAGTTTACGAATACGTTGCGTTCGCAAGCACTGCGCTATCGCGATACAGTGATGATGGGACGAACACATGGCGTTCACGCAGAACCCACAACTTTTGGTTTGAAATTGGCGTTGTATTATGCGGAGATGGTGCGCAATCTAGATCGCTTTGCCCATGCTAGTGACAACGTACAGTATGGAAAGCTTTCTGGCGCAGTAGGAACGTATGCCAACATTGATCCACGAGTAGAAGAGATGGTTTGTGACCGTTTAGGATTGAAGGCAGCACCTATTTCCACCCAAACACTGCAGCGTGATCGACATGCGGAGTACATGGCGACACTGGCACTGATTGGCACCTCACTCGATAAGATTGCCACAGAGATCCGCGCGCTACAAAAAACAGAAATTCGTGAAGTAGAAGAACCTTTCTATGCTGGACAAAAAGGTTCTTCAGCTATGCCACATAAGCGCAACCCTGTGACATGTGAACAGATCTCAGGATTATCTCGAGTTCTGCGTGGCAATATGGTTGCTGCATATGAAGATGTAGTGTTATGGCATGAAAGGGATATCTCACATTCATCAGTAGAACGAGTTATTTTACCTGATAGCACCATTTTGTTGCACTATCTCTTGCATAAAATGACGAATATCGTCGCCAATTTGACTGTATTCCCTGAAAACATGAAACGCAATATGAATCGCACCTTTGGCTTGATTTATTCTCAACGTGTATTGCTTGCACTTGTAGAACATGGGGTGGCACGGGAAGAAGCGTATGACGCGGTGCAAGCTAAGGCGATGCAAGCGTGGGAAGAACAACGTCCATTTCGCGAGCTAATTGAGGAATCTCCACTTGTGCAGCAGCATCTAACCAATAACGATCTAGATGGCTGTTTTGATTACGCCTTTCATTTACAACATGTTGAGATGATTTTTAAACGATTAGGGATTGAAGCATAG
- the purQ gene encoding phosphoribosylformylglycinamidine synthase subunit PurQ: MKCAVIQFPGSNCDLDAVKAISQTVSQPVELIWHTATNLAAYDLIVVPGGFSYGDYLRAGAIARFAPVMREVEKAAQEGRYVLGICNGFQILTEAKLLPGALRRNESLQFRCEMAQLVVENNRTAFTDHYAVGEQIAIPIAHGEGNYYADERTLHQLQENGQIVFRYAKEHNPNGSVDDIAGIVNERGNVLGMMPHPERAVHSLLGSEDGVRLFSSILHVWGETHASIRS; the protein is encoded by the coding sequence ATGAAGTGCGCAGTGATTCAATTTCCAGGGAGTAATTGTGATCTTGATGCGGTGAAGGCAATTTCGCAAACGGTATCGCAACCAGTCGAGCTTATCTGGCATACGGCAACCAATCTTGCTGCCTATGATTTGATTGTTGTACCGGGTGGCTTTTCATACGGGGATTATCTGCGAGCAGGTGCGATTGCAAGGTTTGCACCTGTGATGAGAGAGGTCGAGAAGGCTGCACAAGAAGGAAGATATGTTCTTGGAATTTGCAATGGATTTCAAATTTTAACGGAAGCAAAATTGTTGCCAGGTGCATTGCGACGAAATGAATCGTTGCAATTTCGCTGTGAAATGGCCCAATTGGTAGTGGAAAATAACCGCACAGCGTTTACTGATCACTATGCTGTTGGTGAACAGATTGCGATCCCGATTGCACATGGTGAAGGCAATTATTACGCAGATGAGCGCACTCTACACCAATTACAGGAGAATGGCCAAATCGTGTTTCGTTATGCAAAAGAGCATAATCCCAATGGTTCTGTGGACGACATTGCAGGGATCGTCAATGAACGCGGCAATGTGCTTGGTATGATGCCACATCCAGAGCGAGCTGTTCACTCTTTACTTGGCAGTGAAGATGGCGTTCGATTATTTTCTTCGATATTACACGTTTGGGGGGAAACACATGCGTCCATCCGGTCCTAG